The DNA segment GTTTCCGCCCAACCACTTGCACCAGAGCTGGCTCGACTATCTCTATTGGGATATCGAGCTCGAGCCCTAGGCTTTGTTGCGGCGATACTGGAACACGATCGCGCTCAGCAGCAGCACGACGATGGCAGCCGAGATCAGGGCGTTGTAGCCGGCCAGCGAGATACCGAGGAAACGGAACTGCACGGCTTCGCAGCTGATGACCGGTTGCAGATTGGTCAGCGAATCCAGCGAGATGCTGTCGCCCGAGCCTGTGCCCGAACAGGTCGTGGGGCCGGGCCAGAAACCCCATTCGACGCCGGAATGGTAGATGCCGAGATAGGTGCCCCAGGCGAAGAGCGCGGTCACGATGCCCATGCCTGCGTACCAGGCGGGCAGCGGCAGGCGGTTCGACAGCACCAGGATCAGCGCGAGGAGCGGCAGACCGACGTAGTAGGGCATGCGCTGCTCAAGGCAAAGCTCGCACGGGTAAAGGCCGCCCAGATATTGCGAGCCGAGGGCGCCGAGAATGGTGGCAAGTCCAAGAATGAAGGCAAGACCGGAGGCGATCTTGTCGAGGGGGCGAACGGAGGTCATGGGAAGGAAACTCAGGTGACGCTTGGTGAGCAACGGCATTAGGCCCAGCTTACGGCAAAATCCAGACGGTAAACACGTCCGTGATCAATCGCCCGGCAGCGCGATGCCCAGAGCCTTGCGCAGGGCAATGGCATTTGACGGGGCATGCAGTTTGTCCTCGTGGACGAAATAAGCGTAGACGTCCTTGCCGCCGTCACGCCAGGTGCCGATGGTGTGCGCCCAGTCGTCGATATCGGCGTCGCCATAGCCTTCTGCCCCGGGGCGCGACGGTCCCTGAAGCCGGAGGTAGGCAAAATCCGCGGTCAGGTCGCGGGAGGGGAATTCCTCGGTATCGGCGATGACGCGAGCGACGTTGTGTTGCCGGAGCAAGGCGTCGGCTTCCGCCGATTTGAAGCTTGGGTGCCGCGGCTCGATTGCGTGGCGAATGGTCTGAACGCCGGTCGGGTCGAGGAACGGCTCCTGCCGCGTTCGGTCGGCCTTGTCTGCCAGCGCCACATAGTCGTCGACGGTTTTGGGGAGAAGCTCGAGAAACGCAGCAAGACTTTGCGGGTCGAAGGCCAGGTTGGGCGGGAGCTGCCACACAAAGGGCCCTAGTCTGTCGCCAAGGGCCAAGGGTCCCGAGGCAAAGAAGTTCGCCAGGGGTTCGGCGCCGCCTTTCAAGCGCTTGATATGGGTGACGAGCTGCGGTCCCTTGACGGAAAATTGAAAGCCTTCCGTGGTCTCGCTTGCCCAACGCTGAAAGCTGGCCGGCTTTTGATTGGCGCGAAACGTCGCGTTGATTTCGATGCTGGTCAGGCGGCTCGCCGCGTAGGAGAGTTCCTTTTTCTGAACCAGTCCTTCCGGGAAAAACGTCCCGCGCCACGGCTCGTAGACCCATCCGGCAGTGCCCGTTCTGACGATTCCCGCGCGACCCATGTCATGTCCTCCCGACCTGCCGAGCTTGGCCGCATGCCGGCGGCTTGGCAATGGAAAGTCCGAGGCATGCTGGTAATCTTTTTTTGCCTCATTTGGGTGCATGGTGAACAAGTTGTTTCAAAGGGTCGACCGCGTGCGCCGCTCCACCATCGCCACCGTTACCGCCGCCATGCTGGTGGGTCTGGAGCCAGCCGCTGCGCAGGCCTGCGCGGAACTGCGCCTGGTGCCCGGTGGGGTGGTAACCCAGGTCACCGACGGCGATACCGTCGTTCTTGATTCGGGTCTGGTGGTGCGGCTGATCGGAACCCAGGCCCCGAAACTGCCGCTCGGGCGCGAAGGCTTCCCGACCTGGCCGCTGGCCCCGGAGGCGCAAAAGGCTCTCGAAGACCTGGCCCTCAACCGTCCCGTTACCCTTGGCTATGGTGGCGAGGAAGTCGATCGCTACGATCGTGCGCTGGCCCATGTCTTTGTGGCAACAGAAGAAAACACCACAGTCTGGGCTCAGCACCATATGGTCAGGCAGGGTCTGGCGCGCGTCTACTCGTTTCCCGACAATCGGCACTGCCTCGAGCAGCTGTTTGCCGCCGAAGCTACGGCGCGCACCGAACGGCTTGGCATCTGGACTGATCCCTATTACAGCGTGCGGGCGGCGGATCGACCAGCGGAAATTCTGAAGCGGATAGGCCAGTACGAACTGGTCGAAGGCCGGGTTCTTCTGGCAGACCGCAGCGGTTCGCGGGTCTTTCTCAATTTCGGCCGGCACTGGAAGGAAGACTTCACCGCCGTCATCGAGGCGCCGGCGCTGCGGATTTTTGCCGATGCGGGCTTGGATCCGCTGACATTGGATGGCGCCCTCGTGCGGGTGCGCGGCTGGGTGGACGATCGGGATGGTCCACGCATCGAAGTAACCCATCCCGAGCAGATTGAGGTTCTCGCGAGGCCATGACGGCGCGTTCAGGCAAAAAGCTATTGCGGATCGGATTGCTGGGCATCAGCCTTCTGGCGCTGTCGGCCTGTACCTCGCTGGTCGGGACAGGCGTGAACGTGGCACGCACGGGCGACAATCCCGCTCCCACGGTCATACCGGAGGGGACCGACCCGGATGATGCCGTGCTCGGCCTGCGCGAGCATCCGCGGATCGTGGCCGCCTATGGTGGCGTCTACGAGGATCGTCCCGCCGAAATCATGGTGGCGCGGATCGTCGGGCGGCTTCTCGCCGCCGCCAACCAGCCCAATGCGAAATTCCAGGTGACGATCCTCGATACGTCCGAGGTCAACGCCTTTGCCCTCCCCGGCGGCTATATCTACGTGACCCGCGGCATCCTCGCGCTGGCATCTGATACCAGCGAACTGGCCGCGGTGCTCGCGCACGAGATCGCGCACGTCACCTTGCGGCACGCACGGGCGCGGACCGACCGGACGCGTCAGACGCAAATCGTCGACCGCGTGATCACCGGCATTTTCGGCGGCGACACCTCGACCGATGCAACGGCAAACCGCACGCGCGAGCAGCTTGCCGCCTTCAGCCAGAACCAGGAACTCGATGCCGACAAGGAAGGCATCAAGTTTGCCGGAAAGGCCGGCTTTGACCCGCAGGCCGCCGCACGGTTTCTCGGCGTCATGAGCCGCTTCGCGGCCTTCTCCGCCGGCGCGGCCGCGGGCAATGAAGGTTTCCTGTCGTCGCATCCGTCGACGCCGGCGCGTATCGAGACCGCGCTGTCGACAGCGCGCAGCATGTTCGGATCGGCGCAGGCCGGCGAGTCGGACCGCGAGGCCTATCTGTCCGCCATTTCCGGCCTCAGTTTCGGCGACAGCCCGGCCCAGGGCTCCGTGGTCGGCCAGCGCTTCATCCACCCGGCCAACAAGTTCACCTTCACCGTGCCGCAGGGCTATTCCCTGCAGACCTCGCAAAGTGCGGTCGTCGGTGTCGCCGGAGACGGCGAGGCGGTGCGCTTCGACAGCGCCCAGGTGCAGCCCAACATGTCGCTGACCGACTATCTTAAGTCGGGCTGGATCGCGGGCCTCAAGGCCGAGACGGTCACGGCGGCGCAGTATAACGGCCTCGAAATGGCGTCCGGTCTCGCGCAGACGGACCAGTGGTTCTTCCGCGTCGCGGTGATGCGTCTTGACGGGGAAGTCTATCGCTTCATTTTCGCTGCCAAGAGCGACAGTGCGCGGTTCCAGCAAGGTGCCGATGCGACCATCCAGAGCTTCCGGCGCACCACGCAGGCCGACCTGTCGCAGATTCGTCAGCTCGCAATCCGACTGGTGACGGCGCGCGCGGGCGACAGCGCTGATCGCCTGGCGGCCCAGATGGCCGATATTTCGGGTGCGCGCGACCTGTTCTACATCCTCAACAACCTCTACCCCGGCGACCCTGTGGTGCCGGGACAACGTTACAAGATTGTCGGTCGCCCCTGATGCGGGATGCGGCTAGAGCCGGCCGACGGCGTTGTCCAGGGTTGCCTGGGCGCCGTCGTCGCCGCCGCTGAACAGGTTGGCCACGCCGTCGCCGAGAAGGGCGAAGGTGCCAACGAGTGCAATGGCGATGATGGTGCCCAATAGGGCATATTCGATGGCCGTCGTGCCGTTTTCATCGGCGGAAAAGCGCTGCAACATCTGCGCCAGCATGGTGGCTCCGTGCTTCCTGGCCTTCTGGCCAAACACCCGTCGTCGTCTAGAGCAGATCGCAGAGTGCCGCGATCAGCGGTTCGTCCGCGGGTGGCATGGGATAATCGCGCAGCGCTTGCGGCCTGACCCATTTGAGGGCGGCATGCTCGCGCGCTTGTGGTGTCCCCTGCCATTTGCGGCAGACGTAAAGTGGCATCAACAGATGAATGCTTTCGTAAGCGTGGCTGGCAAATGAAAGCGGGGCCAGGCAGGCTTCCTTTGTCTCGATGCCGAGCTCCTCGTCGAGCTCGCGGATCAGCGCCGCCTCCGGCGTTTCACCCGCTTCCAGCTTGCCGCCGGGAAATTCCCATAGGCCGGCCAGGGATTTGCTCTCCGGCCGCTGGGCAATGAGGACGCGCCTGTCGGCGTCGACGAGCGCGCAGGCGACCACGAGCAGCAGCGGTTTATCGGTCACTTCGGCGCTCCGGGTACGCGGTACGAGTAGTCATACTGATAGGTGTAGCCGAGGGAGGCATAGAGCGCCTTGCCCGCCTCATTGTCGGCCTGCACGTTGAGCGCCGCGAAGCGCGCGCCTTCGCCCCTGGCCCAGCTCAATCCTGATCGCATCATCGCCGCGCCCAGGCCCTGCCGCCTGCGTGCGGGCTCGGTGACCACATTGCCTGTTATGACGATACCGTCGGCGACAGCCATGATCGACGAGGCCACCGCCTCACCCTCGCGGGTCAGCACCACCCCGGTGGCCGGCACCTTGAAGGCGGCGAGCAGCTTGCCCATGGCGGCCATGGCAGCATCGTCATAGCCTTGCAGCCTCTGGGCCGCGGCCAGGAATTTCGGATCCAGCACCGGCAGGAACTGTGCCTCAGGGTCGGCTTTGTGCTCGTCCAGCTCCATGGCCAGCAACTGGCTGGGGTCGATGGCCTGCCAGCCGGATTCATCGAGCGTCGCGTTGAGTTCCGGGCTCGACAGGGGTGTGATGCGGAAGACCGGCTTGATCTTGCGGATCACCATCCAGCTGCTGGCCGAGATGACCCTGAGATCGGCATCTTCGTGGTCATCGGGACTGAAGCACTGGGTCGAATTGGCGCGTTTGGTGTAGCCGCCCGCGGCGCGGCGCACCCACTGGCCATCCCAATGTTCCTCGATACCGGGCCAGGCCTTGAGGCCGGCCCGTTCGAACGCTTCGACGCTGGGCAGGGTCACATCAGCTCCGATAGTCGCCGTTGATGGTGATGTAGCCATGCGTCAGATCGCAGGTATAGACCGTCGCCTTGCCCGCGCCGAGGCCGAGGCTGACCGTCAGCTCCAGGTCCTCGCCCTTCATGTAGGCGCTGGTCGCGGCCTCGTCGTAGCCGTGCGCGCGTTCGCCGTCCTTTGCCACCAGCAGGTCGCCGAAGCGGATGGAGAGCTTGTCGCGATCGGCCGGTTCGCCGGCCTTGCCGACGGCCATGACCACGCGGCCCCAATTGGCGTCTTCGCCGGCGATGGCGGTCTTCACGAGCGGGCTATCGGCGATGGCCTTGGCAATGCGGAAGGCGGAGGCGTCAGTGGTCGCGCCCTCGACATGCACCGAGACCTGCTTGGTCGCCCCCTCGCCGTCGCGGACGGTGAGAATGGCGAGCTCGAACAATACGTCGAACAGCGCCTGCCCGAAGATTTCGGCGCGCGGATCGTCGAGGCTGGTGATCGGGTCAACCTGTGCCTTGCCGGTGGCGAAAGCCAGGAGTGTGTCGGACGTCGAGGTGTCGCTGTCGACGGTGATCGCATTGAAGCTTTTCTGAACGTGCTTCGAGAGCAGCGCCTGCAGCACGTTGGCTGCGATCGGCATGTCGGTGACGACGAAGGACAGCATGGTCGCCATGTCAGGGGCGATCATGCCGCTGCCCTTGGCGATGCCGTTGATCTTGATCTCGACCCCGTCGATGTCCAGCACGGCGCCGGACAGCTTGGGAAAGGTGTCGGTGGTCATGATCGCCTTGGCCGGCTCGATCCAGGGCGCATCGACGAGGCGCGTTGCGGCCTCCTCGAGCTTGCCGTCGAACTTGCTCGCATCGATCAGTTCGCCGATGACGCCGGTCTGGGCGATAAAGACTTCCGAGGGCGCGCAGCCGAGCGCTTCGGCCGCCACCTTGGTGATGTAGCGAACGTTTTCGCGACCCTTCTGGCCGGTAAAGGCATTGGAATTGCCCGAATTGACCACGAGCCCGCGCGCGAGGCCGCCCGGCAGGTTTTCGCGGCAGAGCTCGACGGCGGCCGACGACGTAGCCGACGTGGTCAGCACGCCGGCAACGCTTGTGCCTTCCTCGAACGTCATCAGCAGCACGTCGGTGCGGTTCTTGTACTTGATGCCCGCTTCGGCGGTCGCAAAGCGCACGCCGTCAATGGCCGGCAGGTCCGGGTAGGTTTTCGGTGCGAGGGGGGAAACCGGATGGGCAGCCATGAGCAAGAACCTTCTGGGCGGCGAATACTGGCCTTGGTGTGCCCCAAAGGTGTGACGGACGCAAGGCGGCGTCCTTAAGTGCCCCCACCATGCTCCGGCGCCCCCTGGAGGATCTGCACTTCAGGAGTCTTGACCAGGCGAAGATAGCGTTCGAACTGCATCAGCACATCGGCGATGATCTGGTCCCGCCCCATGCCCATGATGTCGTAGCCCCGGTTGCCGCTCGAAAAATAGCTGCGCGCCTCGTAGCCCTGTTCCGGCTTGGTTGACGCACGGGGTGAGAGAACCGGAAGGGGGTGGCTTGCCAGCGCAACGCCATAGACGAAGTCGCGCACGCCTTCCGCCGGTGCTCTTAGGGCGATCGCCCCGTTCTCGCCATCCTCGACGTCTGCCTGCCGCCCGCGTGCCGAGAGTTCGCTGGCGACCTGCTTGAGGGCCGGCCGCACTTCACTTTCGATAAAGCGCTCGACCTCGGCCTTGCGCGGCGCGCGCAGCATCAGGGCGAGGCGCCGCTGCCAGGTGTCCCCGGCTGCGGGCTGCGCCGGGACCGAGCCGACACCCGCGCGATGCGCTTCAAGCTGGGCAAGGTCGGCCCGCATGCCGGCTAGAAGCGACCACATCAGAGCCAGAATGACGAGGACGAAGGGCAGGGCGCTGGCAATGGTTGCCGATTGCAACGCGCCCAGCCCACCGGCCAGCAGCAGTCCTGCGGCCACCGAGCCCGACATGGCGCACCAGAACACGCGCTGCAAGGTGGTCGTTTCCGTCTCGCCGCCGGCGGCGATGGCATCGACTACGAGCGAACCGGAATCGGCCGAGGTCACGAAGAAGATCGCCACCAGGATGACGGCCAGGGTCGAGGTGAGCATCGGGAAGGGAAGGTAGTTGAAGAATTCGAACAGGCCCACCGAAAGGTCGCGCGCAATGGCATCGCCCAGCGCTCCGGCTGCGACCGTGGTGTCGATGAAGATCG comes from the Devosia lucknowensis genome and includes:
- a CDS encoding disulfide bond formation protein B, with amino-acid sequence MTSVRPLDKIASGLAFILGLATILGALGSQYLGGLYPCELCLEQRMPYYVGLPLLALILVLSNRLPLPAWYAGMGIVTALFAWGTYLGIYHSGVEWGFWPGPTTCSGTGSGDSISLDSLTNLQPVISCEAVQFRFLGISLAGYNALISAAIVVLLLSAIVFQYRRNKA
- a CDS encoding DUF72 domain-containing protein is translated as MGRAGIVRTGTAGWVYEPWRGTFFPEGLVQKKELSYAASRLTSIEINATFRANQKPASFQRWASETTEGFQFSVKGPQLVTHIKRLKGGAEPLANFFASGPLALGDRLGPFVWQLPPNLAFDPQSLAAFLELLPKTVDDYVALADKADRTRQEPFLDPTGVQTIRHAIEPRHPSFKSAEADALLRQHNVARVIADTEEFPSRDLTADFAYLRLQGPSRPGAEGYGDADIDDWAHTIGTWRDGGKDVYAYFVHEDKLHAPSNAIALRKALGIALPGD
- a CDS encoding thermonuclease family protein, whose protein sequence is MRRSTIATVTAAMLVGLEPAAAQACAELRLVPGGVVTQVTDGDTVVLDSGLVVRLIGTQAPKLPLGREGFPTWPLAPEAQKALEDLALNRPVTLGYGGEEVDRYDRALAHVFVATEENTTVWAQHHMVRQGLARVYSFPDNRHCLEQLFAAEATARTERLGIWTDPYYSVRAADRPAEILKRIGQYELVEGRVLLADRSGSRVFLNFGRHWKEDFTAVIEAPALRIFADAGLDPLTLDGALVRVRGWVDDRDGPRIEVTHPEQIEVLARP
- a CDS encoding M48 family metalloprotease translates to MTARSGKKLLRIGLLGISLLALSACTSLVGTGVNVARTGDNPAPTVIPEGTDPDDAVLGLREHPRIVAAYGGVYEDRPAEIMVARIVGRLLAAANQPNAKFQVTILDTSEVNAFALPGGYIYVTRGILALASDTSELAAVLAHEIAHVTLRHARARTDRTRQTQIVDRVITGIFGGDTSTDATANRTREQLAAFSQNQELDADKEGIKFAGKAGFDPQAAARFLGVMSRFAAFSAGAAAGNEGFLSSHPSTPARIETALSTARSMFGSAQAGESDREAYLSAISGLSFGDSPAQGSVVGQRFIHPANKFTFTVPQGYSLQTSQSAVVGVAGDGEAVRFDSAQVQPNMSLTDYLKSGWIAGLKAETVTAAQYNGLEMASGLAQTDQWFFRVAVMRLDGEVYRFIFAAKSDSARFQQGADATIQSFRRTTQADLSQIRQLAIRLVTARAGDSADRLAAQMADISGARDLFYILNNLYPGDPVVPGQRYKIVGRP
- a CDS encoding Flp family type IVb pilin, which translates into the protein MLAQMLQRFSADENGTTAIEYALLGTIIAIALVGTFALLGDGVANLFSGGDDGAQATLDNAVGRL
- a CDS encoding (deoxy)nucleoside triphosphate pyrophosphohydrolase, which gives rise to MTDKPLLLVVACALVDADRRVLIAQRPESKSLAGLWEFPGGKLEAGETPEAALIRELDEELGIETKEACLAPLSFASHAYESIHLLMPLYVCRKWQGTPQAREHAALKWVRPQALRDYPMPPADEPLIAALCDLL
- a CDS encoding GNAT family N-acetyltransferase; translation: MTLPSVEAFERAGLKAWPGIEEHWDGQWVRRAAGGYTKRANSTQCFSPDDHEDADLRVISASSWMVIRKIKPVFRITPLSSPELNATLDESGWQAIDPSQLLAMELDEHKADPEAQFLPVLDPKFLAAAQRLQGYDDAAMAAMGKLLAAFKVPATGVVLTREGEAVASSIMAVADGIVITGNVVTEPARRRQGLGAAMMRSGLSWARGEGARFAALNVQADNEAGKALYASLGYTYQYDYSYRVPGAPK
- the argJ gene encoding bifunctional glutamate N-acetyltransferase/amino-acid acetyltransferase ArgJ, with translation MAAHPVSPLAPKTYPDLPAIDGVRFATAEAGIKYKNRTDVLLMTFEEGTSVAGVLTTSATSSAAVELCRENLPGGLARGLVVNSGNSNAFTGQKGRENVRYITKVAAEALGCAPSEVFIAQTGVIGELIDASKFDGKLEEAATRLVDAPWIEPAKAIMTTDTFPKLSGAVLDIDGVEIKINGIAKGSGMIAPDMATMLSFVVTDMPIAANVLQALLSKHVQKSFNAITVDSDTSTSDTLLAFATGKAQVDPITSLDDPRAEIFGQALFDVLFELAILTVRDGEGATKQVSVHVEGATTDASAFRIAKAIADSPLVKTAIAGEDANWGRVVMAVGKAGEPADRDKLSIRFGDLLVAKDGERAHGYDEAATSAYMKGEDLELTVSLGLGAGKATVYTCDLTHGYITINGDYRS